CGGTGCTGGGGCAGAGGCGGTGGCAGCCCAGCAGGATGGAGAAGGCCTTGCGGAAGTCGGCGTTGAAGGCGTAGATGATGGGGTTGAGGGAGGAGTTGGCCCAGCCGAACCACACGAAGACGTCGAAGGTGGTGGAGCTGATACAGGGCAGGTCGCTGCCGTCCACGCTGGGCTCGCAGAAGGGCACCATGCAGTTGAGAATGAAGAAGGGCAGCCAGCAGCACACAAACACGCCCATGATCACAGACAGGGTCTTGAGGACTTTGGTCTCGCGCTTGAAGGACATCTTGAAGGAGCTCTCGGACTCGCCGACGCCAGAGCTGTTGCCCGCGCCCATGCTGTGCCGGTTCTTGGCGTTCTCCGCAGCCCGCTCCAGGGCGGAGATGCGGCGGATCTGCTTCTGGGCGATGCGGTAGATGCGGGTGTAGGTGACAATCATGATGGCCACGGGGATGTAGAAGctgatgagggaggaggagatggcgtACGTCCTGTTCAGGCTGGAGTCACAGTTGTCGGGCGGGATGTCCAGGTAGGTGGTGTTGAGCTCGCTGTAGCTGGTTGTCTGCGCCTTGTGCCAGTTCAGCTGCACAGGTATGAAGGAGATGAGCACAGACAGGGTCCACGCCACGCTGATCATCACAAAGGCCACCTTGGGAGTCATCTTCCGCTCGTAGCGGAAGGGGCTAGATATTGCCCAGTAGCGATCCACGCTGATGACGCAAAGGTTCAGGATGGAGGCAGTGGAGCACATGATGTCAAATGCCACCCAGACGTTACAGAAGGCGCCGAAGGGCCAAAAGCCAACGATTTCCGTGGCTGCCTTCCATGGCATCACCAGGATAGCAACCAACAGATCAGAGATGGCCAGTGAGATGACGAAAAAGTTGGTTACCTTCGTGCGCAGGTGACGGAACTTGGTAACGGCTGCGCACACCAATGTATTCCCCAATAACgtggtaaggatgaggagaaacagaaaacagcctgttaacaccCGTTTCGACGAGTCTCTTTCCGACACGTTGCTATCCAGTACAGTGGAAAAGTTCATATCCATGGTTTACCGTCTGTTGTACAAAGTGACAATCACCCCATAGTTTCCTCGTTCCAACGAGAGATCAGCTACATGGATTTTCTTTCTGCCGTCGCCCCCCGTACTTTTCGCTGCTTTGGATGCATTCTCACCATCCTTAGCGGGGTGATCATCTTGCGAAAATGTCCTCATCAACCTTAAACGACAAGCTCTGTAGTCATAGGAGAAGAGAGGTCGTCGTCACTGGTAACTTTTTATATTCCCAAATTCCCTTTCCGCCAAATGTTTTAATTTCGCCTCTAACTCCGGATGTTTGGTAGGATTTTTTTCATTACAATTCCAGTCTGATCTGTGGTTAAGCGGAACTTTCCCCACAAATTCTTCCATGCGCGTCAAATAAACATAGGAAAGACCGATCGGTCACCCTTATATGTGAGCCAATCAATATAGTCTATCGATCATATTTGTGCTATGTTGGTCTGACTTGTTCTGGGTAATGACAGACGAGGCGGGTCCGTGCACTTCTGTCCATATCCAACATGGAGCAAAAAAAATAAGCTCTCTCTATCTCATGAGCAGGCACAGAGCAGGTCCAGCGCAACATTAACAGGCTATGGCAACTATATCGTGCCGTTTAGTCATGTTGCGTTTTTACATGGCACGATAAAGCAGCTTACATGGGGGAAACAAGCAAAGAATGTCCTTGCCTATGGCAGGAACATGGACGCATCTAAATTCAGTATGAGGACGCCGGTAATTCACACACAATCAGTGGACAGTTACCAGATTTGCATATTCTACTTCTTTGACTTTGCAGTGCGGTTCCATAAATCCTTCCGTGGGTGTTTTGTCACCATCCCCGTATTTGAGAAATCAACATCGAAGGAGCCACGTGTAGATAGTTTATCACGCAAGTAATTTCCTTTCAAAGATCagttgtaggctatttttacacTCCATGTTTTTTTCAAGAAAATCCCATAACATGTTCACGTGCTCTCCCTACTTCAAAATCAAGCACTTTGATACTTGTAACCTGCAGCGTTTTCAGATGATTCTCACTACTCACTTTTGTTCATTTTCCTTAACCACGATTCTTTTCCCAGTTTAATCCACCTTTCAAGAATGTTCATTCTCTTTCGTTGTACTGTCAACAAAAGTAAGGCAATTCTTCTCCAGTCTGTTGCGTGGTCCGGACGCGCTTCTGTTGGAGATGTCCTTGCCAAGAGAGATTCTTGAGTTGACGCATCAAGGTATTGTGTCTGATAGCCTCCAGTTCAGACGCACGAATGGCGTTGTAGCCTACTTGTAGCCTtgctgaaacagacagacagtcaccatAACATGACTGTCTTAAAAATCGGCTCCCTCTAtttcacacccacccaccaccaccacatctctctctctctctctctctctctctctctctctctctctctctctctctctctctctctctctctctctctctctctctctctctctcacagcgaAGCCGGATATAGTATGGTAAGCAGATACATGACCTCGTGTCCATTTCTAGGTTTGTTTTCTTGCTTAGAACAAGGGTGATTGTTTTACACTTTGCGCACGCTAATCCCACACATTGGTAAGCCATGCTGTCAGTTATCCGTTGAATTAAAAACGTTCCAAAATCATCTTACTTAAACATAAACATTTAAGATTTAAAAAAGTTCGATTTGTGTTTCTTGTTTTATCACAGCATTGCACGCCATGTGAAAGCACTATGAAAGGAAGACTTTATTTCGTGCGTTTATTTTCGTATGAAAGGGCTCAGTGATGCCATCTGCTGGATGCCGTGTCAGGGTTTCAAAAGTGGGGGGCCCCGGGCCGGTTATCTGCACATTTAATCAAGCAAATACATAGTGATAGAATCATATCTCTTATCATTTAATTAATGCATGATAG
This window of the Engraulis encrasicolus isolate BLACKSEA-1 chromosome 7, IST_EnEncr_1.0, whole genome shotgun sequence genome carries:
- the drd1b gene encoding dopamine receptor D1b translates to MDMNFSTVLDSNVSERDSSKRVLTGCFLFLLILTTLLGNTLVCAAVTKFRHLRTKVTNFFVISLAISDLLVAILVMPWKAATEIVGFWPFGAFCNVWVAFDIMCSTASILNLCVISVDRYWAISSPFRYERKMTPKVAFVMISVAWTLSVLISFIPVQLNWHKAQTTSYSELNTTYLDIPPDNCDSSLNRTYAISSSLISFYIPVAIMIVTYTRIYRIAQKQIRRISALERAAENAKNRHSMGAGNSSGVGESESSFKMSFKRETKVLKTLSVIMGVFVCCWLPFFILNCMVPFCEPSVDGSDLPCISSTTFDVFVWFGWANSSLNPIIYAFNADFRKAFSILLGCHRLCPSTGNAIEIVSINNNGPVPPAPPPPPLAICQEYQTKGPLPKELNSNSGSFVIPHSILCPEEDEVLHYEQEQEEEEEEEAEEEMMTGVKEFEKLSPSALSTNVESDADADVDMDVDVSLEKINPITQNGQYKPVVC